GTCCGCGCGAAGCGTGTCGAAGGTGACGAGCAGCAGCGTGCGCGGAGCGCGCTCGCGCCCGCACGCCGCGCACGCGAGGGCGACCCCGAGCGCGGCGCACAGGAGCCGCGCAGGGGCGCGACGCGACGGGCGCGGGGAGGCGGGCATGGCGGCCGAGCATACGCACGGTGCCGCGCCGCGGCGAGCGCGCTCGCGTATGATCGCCGCCCACTTCGGCGCGCGGCGCGAGGCGCGCGCCCGTTCCCCCGGATCGCCCGCGCATGACGCCCACGCCGCCCGACGAAGACGCCCGCGCATGACGCCCACGCCCCCGGACGAGGACACTCCCGAAGGCGCCGGCCGCGACCGCCGCGAGGCCGTCGCCGCTCGCGGCGGCCGGGCGCGCGCGCTGCGCCGCCTCGCGTTCGCCCTCGTGCCCGCGCTCGCGCTGCTCGCGCTCGCCGAGGGGGTCGCACGCGTGGCGCTCGTCGCGTCGCCCGCGCTGCGGAGCCTTCCTCTGCCACCGGAGTCGGCGGGCCTGCTGCGTCCCGACGACGAGCTCTTCTGGTCGCTCGCGCCCGGCCTCGACCAGCCGTACATGGGCGCGCGCGTCGCGACGAACGCGCTCGGCTTGCGGAGCCCCCCGCTGCCGCCCGGGCCCAAGCCCGAGGGCGAGCTGCGCATCCTGTCGCTCGGCGAGAGCACGACGTTCGGCACCGGCGTCGAGAACGACGCCACCTACACCGCGCGGCTCGAGCGCGAGCTCGCGCCCGTCGGTCGCGCGCGCCGCGTCGTGGCGATCGACGCCGGCGTGCCCGCCTACTCGTCGTTCCAGAGCCTGCGGTACCTCGAGACGCGCGGCCTCGCGCTCGCCCCCGACGTCGTCGTCTTCTACCACGAGGTGAACGACTACCTGCCGTCGTCGCTGCGCGACTCGAGCAACAACGAGGTCGGCGTGCTGCAGACGGACTGGCAGCGGTGGGAGGCCGAGCGCAGCGGCGGAGTGTTCGCGCTGGCACGCGCGTCCGCGCTGCTGCGCTTCCTGCGCATGCGCCTCGCGCTGCTGCGCGTCGAGACGTTCGACGCCGGCGACTTCGCGAACCCGCTCGAGGAGATCGGGCTCCCCGACATCGGGATTCCGCCGCGCCTGCAGCGCGTCGACGGCGCGAGGCCCGCGCGCGCGGGGCTCGACGAGCGCGCGCTCGGCCGGCGCGTCTCGGAGGACGAGCGCGCGCGCATCCTCGAGCGGCTGCTCGCGCGCGTGCGCGAGCGCGGTGCGACGCTCGCGCTCGTCCACCCCGCGTACCGCGACTCGACACCGCACGCGTGCCCGCTGACGCGCTTCGCGGCCGCGCACGCGGGCGAGCTCGTCTACACCGAGGCCGGCCTCGCGCTGCATCCGCAGGGCGTGCGGCGCGGCGCACTCTTCCGCGACTCGTGGCACCCGACGGCCGAGGGCCACGCGCGGCTCGCGCGGCTGCTCGCCGCCGACCTCGCGCGCGCCTTGCCGGGCGAGCTCCGCGCGACGTCCGAGCCGTAGCGGCGGCGCCCGGGCGCCCCGGCGCGAATCGCCGCCGCGGTCGCCGCGCGCCTCACGGGCGCCGGGGCGGCGGCCGATGAGCCCCGCCGATGGATCCGATGCTCCTCCAGCTCGGCATCGCGGGGCCGCTCGTGCTCGCGCTGATCGTCGAGACCGCGATGCGCCGCGAATCCGGCGCCGTGCCGCGCACGCTGCTCTCGCTGCTCGTGCTGATCTTCGGCTGGATGGTGGGGGGCGTCCTCGCGACGCGCCCCGGCATCGACCCCCGGATCCCCGCCGCACTCGTGCTCCCCGGCACGTGCTTCATGTCGCCGCTCTTCTGCCTGCTCATGCTCCGCTACGCGCGCTTCGAGATCTTCGAGCAGCGCGTCGGCATGGGCGGCGCGCTGCTCGCGCCGTTCGCGCTCTTCTTCCTCGGCTTCGTGACGAACGACGCGCACCACTGGATGGCCGACCCGGGACAGCTCGTGGTGCAGAACGACCTCTCGCACGACATCGGCCCGCTCTACTGGGCCTTCCAGGTCTGGTCGAACCTCACCGCGATCGCGGGCCTCGCGATCGCCCTGCGGCTGTGGGCGACGTCGCCGAGCCGGCTCGAGCGGCGGCGCATGCTGCTCATCTGCGCGGGCGTGCTCGCGCCGCTCTTCGCGCACTTCGCCTACGTCTCGGGCGTGCTCCCGCCCGACGCCTCGATGACGCCGTCCGCGCTCGCGCTCACCTGCGTGCTGCTCGTGACGGCGATCCAGCGCTACCGCCTGCTCGACGTGCAGCCGGTCGCGCGCCGCGACGTGATCGAGGCGTCGACCGACGGCGTCGTGATGGCCGACGTCGACGGCATCGTCGTCGACGCGAACCCGAGCGCGGCGCGCATGCTCGAGGCGCCGATCGACGCGCTCGTCGGCACGCGGCTCGCCGGCGCGTTCGCCGCGCTCGAGCCGACGCGGCCCGAGGGCGCCGTCGCCGCCGCGCTCGACGGGCTCGCCCGGGGCGAGGCGTCGTTCGCCGTCGAGCTCGAGACGGGCGACGGGCGCACGCTCGAGCTCGCGGGCGGCGCGGCGGCCGATGCGTCGGGCGCCTTCGCCGGCAGCTTCGTCGTGCTGCGCGACCGCAGCCAGGAGCGGCGCGCCGCGCGCCGCCTGCACCAGAGCCAGAAGCTCGAGAGCGTCGGCATCCTGGCGGCCGGCGTCGCGCACGAGGTCAACAACCCGCTCGCGTACGTGCGCGCCAACCTCGTCCACCTCGAGTACCTGGCCTCGCTCATCGACGATCACCGCGACGAGCTGCCGAAGGAGCTCGCCGAGGAGGTGGGCGACGTGCAGGACGTCGTCGTCGAGAGCCTCGCGGGCATCGATCGCATCCACGGCATCGTGCAGGGGCTCCTCCGCTTCGCGCGCATGCCGGCGTCGCGCGACGAGCACTGCGACGTGAACGCGGCCGTGGCCGAGGCGTCGCGCTTCGCGTCGCTCGAGCGGAGCGCGACGGTGCACTTCGAGACGCGCCTCGCCGACGGGCTGCCGCGCGTCGCGGCGTCGGCGAACCAGCTGACGCAGGTGCTGCTCAACCTGTTCCTGAACGCGAAGCACGCGCTCAAGGGGCGCGATGGCGGCCGGGTCGTCGCGGCGACGCGCGCCGTGGGCGACTTCGTCGAGATCCGCATCGCCGACAACGGGCCCGGTGTCCCCGAGGAGCTGCGCGGCAAGATCTTCGACCCGTTCTTCACGACGCGCGCGCCGAACGAGGGCACGGGCCTCGGCCTCTCGATCGCCTTCGACATCGTGCGCGAGCACGGCGGCGAGCTCGAGCTCGAGCGGAGCGCCGAGCCCGGCGCGCACTTCGCGGTGCGGCTGCCCGCCGTCCGCTGACGGGCGCGCCGGCGCGGGCGGCAGTGGTAGGCTGCCGCGCCCATGGCGAGCTCGGACCCCGATCTTCCCGACGGACTCCTCGAGTGGGTGGCGCGCACCGGCGGCGGCGACGTCGCGCGGCTCGAGCGGCACGTCGCGCGGCGCGAGGCCTGGGTCGTCGACGTCGCGCGTCCCGACGGCACGACGCTCGAGGGGTTCCTGCGCCTGCAGCGCGAGGCGGGCGTCGACCCGCGTCGCCTCGAGCGCGAGACGCGCATCGTCGAGGCCCTCGGCGCGCGCGGCATCCCGGTGCCCGCCGTGCACGGCTGGAACGCCGCGCTGCGGGCGACGCTCTTCGAGCGCGACCGCGGCCGCTCGGACATCGACAAGCTCGAGGATCGCGCGCGCCAGCGCGCGGTGATGGAGGACTTCGTCCGCGTCGTCGCGCGCGTGCACGCGCTCGACCCGGACGAGCTCGGCCTCGACGACGTGATGGCGTACCGCCCGAAGACGCCGCGCGAGTGCGCGCTCGCCGAGGTCGACGCCGTCGTCGCGCAGTGGCGGCCCTTCCTCGAGCGCAACGCGGACCCGCTCACGACCTACGGCCTGCAGTGGCTCGAGCGCTTCGCGCCCGACGCAGTGGCGCGCGTGTCGCTCGTGCAGGGCGACACGGGGCCGGTGAACTTCCTGTTCCAGGACGACCGCGTGAGCGCGGTGGTCGACTGGGAGCTCGGGCACTACGGCGACCCGCTCGAGGACCTCGGCAACATCGCCGTGCGCGAGTTCTGGAACCCGAGCGGCGGCCTCGACGGCCTCTTCGCGCTCTACGCGCGCGAGTCGGGCATCCCGTACGACCGCTTCCGCGCGCGCTACTACGCCGTGCACCAGAACGTGCGGGGCATGATCCCGATCCACTGGGTCTGCGCGAACGCGCACCCGCGCGAGTCGCTCGCCTGGTACCTCGCGTACCGCTACGTGGGCGACCGCGCGACGGCCGAGATGCTCGCGCTCGCGATGGAGGTCGAGGTCGAGCGCCCGGAGATGCCGGAGGGCGAGGGCGACGGCGGGCGCGACGTGCTCGCGGACGCGGCGCTCTACGCGCAGGAGCGCGACGTGGCGCCCCGGCTCGCCGACCCGTTCGCCGCCTCGCGCGCGCGCGACGTCGCGACGCTCGTCGCCTGCATGGACCGCCGCCGCCGCCACGCGGCCGCGCTCGACGCGGCGCTGTGCGAGGACGTCGCCGCGCTGCTCGGCGGGCGCTTCGACGCGGGGGCGGGCGCGCTGCGCGCGCTCGACGCGGCGGTGCGCGCGGGCGGCCTCGACGACGCCGCGCTCCTGCGCGTGCTCGCGCGCAAGGCGTGGCGCGACGAGTGGCTCCACGCGCCGGCCGTCGCGCTCTACCCGGAGCGACGCTGGTCGGCGTTCGACTGAGCCACCGCGGCGGGCGCGGCTCCGCCCTCGAGCAGGCGCACGAGCGTCGCGCTCGAGCGCCGCAGGCTCTCGCGCCACGGGAAGCCCTCGATCGCGCGTCCGGTCGCGGCGTCGACGAAGGGCTCGCGCTCGCCGGGGGCGAGCAGGTGGCGGTAGTCGAGCGTGAGCTCGTCGCCCGCCGCCAGGTCGCGCGTCGCGAACACGAAGCCGAGGTGCCACAGGCCGGTCGGCTCGAAGCTGTGGTTCATGTAGCACTCGTCCGGCCAGTCGAGCGTCACCGAATAACGTCCCTCGTACCAGCGCACGGCCGCGGCCTGCGCGCGCTCGCCGGCCGGGTGCGCGACGAGCTCCTCGAGCGAGAAGGTCTGCTCGATGCCGTCGGGCACGACGACGACGGCGCCCGCCGCGACCGGCTCGGCGACGAAGAGTCCGAGGCCGGCGCCCGGCACGCGCGACGGCGCGACCTCGTACTTCGCCGCGATCACGCGGCGCGCTCGCCGCGCACGAGCCCGCCCGGCCGCGCGCCCGTCGGCTCGCCGCCCTCGAACGTCACCTCGCCCGCGACGATCGTGTAGTCGTAGCCATGGCCGCGCTGGAGCACGCGCGCGGCTCCCGTCGGCAGGTCGGGCGTGATCTCGGGAAGGTCGAGCTCGATGCGGTCGAGGTCGATCAGGTTCAGGTCCGCGCGGCGGCCGACGGCGACGACGCCGCGGTCGCGCAGGCCGTAGAGGTCGGCCGGCTCCTTGCTCAGCATGCGGACGGCCTGCGGCAGCGGGATGCGCGGGCCGCGCGTGCGGTCGCGCACCCAGTGGGCGAGCACGAACGTCGGCATGCTCGCGTCGCAGATCATGCTGCAGTGCGCGCCGCCGTCGGCGAGGCCGGCGACCGTGAGGTCGCTCGCGAGCATCTCGCCGATCGCGTCGAGGCTCCCGTGCGCGTAGCCGCTGAAGTAGACGTGCAGCATGCGCGTGCGGCCGCCCGTCGACGCCTCCGCGAGGTCGCACATCACGTCGAACAGCTTGGCGACGGGGTCGACGCCCTCGCGCTCGGCGCGCGCGGCGATCGACTGCGAGGGCTCGGGCTCGAAGACGACGCCCGCGTCCATCGCGAACGCGCTGCGCAGGCTGTGGCGCATGATGCCCATGCCCGCGTTGTCGCGCCGCGCCTCCTCGTCGGACAGCAGGCGCGCGCGCCGCGCGGGGTCGCGCAGCCGCTTCACGCGCTCGGCGAGCGGCAGCGCCGCCACCTCCTGGTACGACGGGCGCTCGGCGAACGGGTTGAACGTGTCGAACGACGCGAGCAGTCCGGCCGGCCGCGCGAGCACCTGCGGCACGAGCTTCGCGCCCGACGCGTTCGCGGCCGCGACGCGCTTCAGCACCTCGCGCCAGAGCTCGGGGTTCGGGTGCACCTGCACGGTCGAGAACGTGACGGTCGCGCCGGTGGCGCGACTGATCTCGCGGTAGAGCTCGACCTCGCGCACCGGGCCGTCCGGGTCGTCGCCCATCGAGCCGGCCGGCACCGACTGCACGATGCGCCCGCCCCCGTCGACGACCGCGCGCGCGAGCGCGAGCAGCTCGTCGCGGTCGGCGAACGTGCCGGGCACCGGGTCGCCGTGGATCGACGTGTGCAGCGGGAGGCGGTTCGTCGAGAACGCGAGCGCGCCGGCGCGGATGCCCTCGCGCACGAGCGCGGCCATCTTCTCGAGCTCGTCGGCGGTGGCGCGCTCCTGCGCCGCGCCGCGCTCGCCCATCGCGTAGACGCGCAGCGCGCCGTGCGGGATCTGCGTCGCGACGTCGATCGTGCGCGGCATGCGCTCGAGCGCGTCGAGGTACTCGGGGAACGTCTCCCACGCCCACTGGATGCCGTCGTGGAGCGCCGTGCCCGGGATGTCCTCGACGCCTTCCATCAGCTCGACGAGCCACGCGCGCTCGCTCGCGCGCGCGGGCGCGAAGCCGACGCCGCAGTTGCCCATCACGACCGTCGTCACGCCGTGCCACGACGACGGCGCGAGCACCGGGTCCCACGTCACCTGGCCGTCGTAGTGCGTGTGCGGGTCGACGAAGCCGGGCGTGAGCAGGCGCCCCTGCGCGTCGATCGCGCGCCCCGCGCCCGTGCCGAGCGCGCCGGCCGGCGCGATCTCGGCGATGCGCCCGCCTTCCACGCGCACGTCGGCCATGCGCTCGGGCGCCCCCGTGCCGTCGACGAGCGTCGCGTTGAGGATGCGCAGATCGGCCATCGGGGAACCTCGTGCGCGCGGCGTGCGCGCGCCGAGCCTACCCGATGCGCCGCGCGCGACGGAAGCGCGCGCGGTGCTTGACGCGCTCGCGACGGGCCGTGAGGATCGCGCGCCCGCGCGCGCGGCGGGTGCTCGCACGAGCGAGCAGACGGACGGGAGGAGCCGCGGTGGCCGAGGCAGGGGCGAGCGCAGGAGCGAGCGCGGGCGTGCGACCGGGGCCGCTCGCGGGCCTGCGCGTCGTCGACTTCTCGACCGGGATCACGGGCGCCTACGCGAGCAAGCTCTTCGCCGATGCGGGCGCGGACGTCGTGAAGGTCGAGCCGCCCGCAGGCGACCCGCTGCGCCGCTGGAGCGCGTCGGGCGCAGCGGTCGCGCCGGGCGAGAGCGGCGTCCTCTTCCACTACCTGAACGCGTCGAAGCGCGGCGTCGTGGCCGACCTCGCGACGGACGCGGGGCGCGCGCTCGCGCTCGCGCTCGTCGAGCGCGCCGACATCGCGATCGAGAGCTTCGGGCCGGGCGGCGCCGAGGCGCGCGGCATCGGGTGGGACGCCGTGCGCGCGCGCAATCCGCGCTGCACGCTCGTGTCGATCTCGCCCTTCGGGCTCACCGGGCCGTGGGCCGAGCGCCCGTGCACGGAGTTCACGCTGCAGGCGGCGGTCGGCTCGACCGCGCACCGCGGCCTGCCCGCGCTCGGGCCGGTCGGCGCGGGCGGCCGCCTCGGCGAGTGGCTGCCGGGCGTGTACGCCGCGCTCGGCGGGCTGTGCGGATGGCTGTCGGCGCGCAAGACGGGCGCCGGACAGCACGCGGACGTCTCGATGTTCGAGGTGCTCTGCCTGTGCATGACGATCTACCACGACCTCGACGCGCAGTTCTTTCCCGGGCCGCTGCCGCAGGCGATCGAGACGCCGTCGATCGAGCCGACGAAGGACGGCTGGGTCGGCATCTGCACCATCACCGGCCAGCAGTGGAAGGACTTCTGCGCGGTGATCGGCCAGCCCGCACTCGCCGAGGACGAGCGCTTCTACGACGCGAAGGCGCGCATGGAGCACCTCGACCTCATCCACGGCGCGATCCACGCGTTCACGAAGCAGCACACCGCCGACGAGGTCATCGAGCTGCTCGGGCTGATGCGCATTCCCGTGAACCCGCTCGGCAACGGCGAGACGCTGCTCGCGATGGACCACCTGCGCGCGCGCGGCGTGTTCGTGCGCAACCCGGCGGGCTTCGAGCAGCCGCGCACGCCGTACCGCCTGCACGGAGCGGGCGGGCTCGACGCGAGCTGCGACGCGCCGCCCGCGCTGCGCCCCGCGCCCGCGCTCGGCGCACACACGGCCGAGGTCGAGGCCGAGCTCGCCGCGGCGCCGCGCGCGCGCGGCGCGACGGCGGGCGCGCGCGGTGCGGAGGGCGGCGGGCCGCTCCCGTTCGAAGGCCTGCGCGTGCTCGACCTGACGGCGTTCTGGGCCGGGCCCGTCGGCACGAGCTTCCTGGCCGAGCTCGGCGCGGACGTGCTCAAGGTCGAGTCGATCCAGCGCCCCGACGGCATGCGCTTCGCGGGCTCCGTGCGCAACGACCGGATGTGGGAGTTCAATCCGATCTTCCACGGCGCGAACTCGAGCAAGCGCGACGTGACGCTGCGGCTCGACTCGCCCGAGGGCCTCGCGCTCGTGAAGCGGCTCGTCGCGAGCGCCGACGTCGTGGCCGAGAACTTCTCGGCGCGCGTCCTCGACAACTTCGGGCTCGGCTGGGACGTGATCCACGCGCTCAACCCGCGCGCCGTCCTGCTGCGCATGCCGTCGTTCGGGCTCGAGGGGCCGTGGCGCGACCGCGTCGGCTTCGCGATGAACATCGAGCAGGTGAGCGGGCTCGCGTGGCTCACCGGCTACGCGCACCTGCCGCTCGTCGTGCGCGGCGCGTGCGACCCGCTCGGCGGCATGCACGCGGTGTTCGCGACCGCGCTCGCGCTCGAGGAGCGGCGGCGCACGGGCGTCGGGCAGCTCGTCGAGGTGCCGCTCGTCGAGCCCGCGCTCGCGATCGCGGCCGAGCAGGTGCTCGAGAAGAGCGCGCACGGCGCGCTGCTCGAGCGGCTCACGAATCGCGGCCCGTTCGCGGCGCCGCAGGGCGTCTACCCGTGCGCCGACCGCGACGAGACGGGCCGCTCGCAAGGCCACGTCGCGATCGCGGTCGCGACCGACGCGCAGTGGCAGGCGCTGTGCGCGGCGCTCGGGCGCGCGGACTGGGCGCGCGCGCCCGAGCTGGCGAGCGCCGCCGGGCGGCGCGCCGCGCACGACGCGATCGACGAGGGCATCCGCGCGTGGACGACGGTGCGCGCGCGCGCCGAGGCCGCGGAGGCGCTGCTCGCCGCCGGCGTGCCGGCGAGCGAGTGCATCAATCCCCACGCGCTCTTCCCGAATCCGCAGCTCGCGCACCGCGGCTTCTTCCAGGAGGTGGAGCACCCGGCGGCCGGACGCATGCGCTACCCGGGCCAGCCGATCGCGTTCTCGGGGCTCCCGCGCGGGCTGCGCCGTCGCGCCGCTCCGCTCCTCGGCGAGCACAACGAGGCCGTGCTGCGCGACGAGCTCGGGCTCTCCGACGACGACGTCGCGAAGCTGCGCGAGGCGCAGGTGGTGGGCGAGCGCCCGACGTTCATGTAGCCGTCGCGCGAGCGGCGGCAGGAGACCCGACGATGGACCCCGTTCTCACGCGACGCCGCTTCCTCGAGGCGGGCGCGCTCGCGGGCGCCGCGATGGCGTGGCCCGCGTGCGCGTCGCGCACGGCCGCGGTGGCGGCGACGCCGCGCGCGCTTCCCTTCGACGCGTACCGCGCGCACGACGCCGTCGGCCTCGCCGAGCTCGTGCGTCGCGGCGACGCGAGCCCGGCCGAGCTGCTCGAGCTCGCGATCGCGCGCGCGGAGGCGGTCGAGCCGGCGATCCGCGCGATCACCGTGCGGCACTTCGAGCTCGCGCGCGAGGCCGCGCGCGGCGCGCTGCCGGACGGCCCGCTGCGCGGCGTGCCGTGGCTGCTCAAGGACCTCGGCATCGGGATGCGCGGCACGGTCACGACCGAGGGCTCGCGGCTGTTCGCCGACGCCGTGCGCGACGCCGACTCGACGCTCACCGAGCGCTACCGCGCGGCCGGCCTCGTGATCTTCGGCAAGACGCACAGCCCCGAGTTCGGCGGCTCGCCGAGCAGCGAGTCGGCGCTCCACGGCGCGACGCACAACCCGTGGGATCTCGCGCGCAGCCCGGGCGGGAGCTCGGGCGGCTCGGCGGCGGCGGTCGCGGCGGGCATCGTGCCCGCGGCGCACGCGACCGACGGCGGCGGCTCGATCCGCATTCCGGCCTCGTCGTGCGGGCTCTTCGGCATGAAGCCGACGCGCGGCCGCGTGCCGCTCGGGCCCGCGATCTACGAAGGGTGGGGCGGGCTCTCCGCCGCACACTGCGTGAGCCGCAGCGTGCGCGACAGCGCGGCGCTCCTCGACGCGACGCAGGGGCCGGCGGTCGGCGACGCCTACGCCGCGCCGCCGCGCGAGCGCCCGTACCTCGAGGAGATCGCGCGCGCGCCCGGGCGCCTTCGCATCGCGCTGATGACGAAGCCGCTCGTCCCGGTCCCGGTCGACGCCGAGTGCGTGCGCGCCGCGCACGACGCGGCGGCGCTCTGCGCTGCGCTCGGACACGACGTCGAGGAGGCCTCGCCTGCCCTCGACTACGCGGCCGTGTGGGGCGCCTACGGAGCGGCGTCGGGCGTCGGCACCGCGATCGCCGTCGCGGCGCGCGAGGCGGCGCTCGGGCGCCCCGCGCGGCCCGACGAGCTCGAGCCGATCACGCGCCGCTGGGTCGAGGGCGCGCCGCGCGTCTCGGGCATCGAGCTCGTGCGCGCGCGCGCGACGCTCCACGGCGCGAGCCGCGCGCTCGGCGCGTTCCTCGAGCGCTTCGACGCGATCCTCTCGCCGACGATGGCGCACGTGCCGCCCGCGCTCGGCGTGCTCTCGCTGTCGCAGGACTACGACTCGTTCGTGCTGCCCGCGACGCGCGCGTCGGCCTTCACGTCGCTCTTCAACATGACGGGGCAGCCCGCGATGAGCGTGCCGCTCCACTGGACGGAGCCCTCCGAGGCGGCGCCGCGCGGCGTGCCCGTCGGCGTGATGTTCGCGGGGCGCTTCGGCGACGAGGCGACGCTCTTCCGGCTCGCCGCGCAGCTCGAGGCCGAGCGGCCGTGGTTCGCGCGCGTGCCCGCGCTCTGACACGCGGAGCCGCGAGGAGGGACGCGGATGAGGGCGAGGGAGAGCGAGTCCGCGCGGTGCGCGGTGTGCGGACGCACGCTGCCGCGGCGGCAGCTCGTGTCGGGAGCGCTCGTGCGGCCCTCGGTCGCCGACGCGATCCGCGCCGACCACCCCGAATGGGGCGCCGAGAGCCGCGTGTGCCGCGACGACCTCGCGGTCTACCGCGGCCGCTACGTGAGCCAGCTGCTCGAGTCGGAGCGCGGCGACCTGACCGCGCTCGAGCGCGAGGTGGTCGACAGCCTGCGCGAGCACGAGCTCCTGTCGGAGAACGTCGACGTCGCGTTCGAGCGCGACTGGACGCTCGGCGAGCGCCTCGCCGACCGCATCGCGACGTTCGGCGGCAGCTGGGCCTTCCTGCTCTGCTTCGCGGGGTTCCTCGCGCTGTGGATCGGCGCCAACACGTGGGCCGTGCTGCGCCCGCCGCTCGACCCGTACCCGTTCATCCTGCTCAACCTCGTGCTCTCGTGCCTCGCGGCGATCCAGGCGCCGATCATCATGATGAGCCAGAACCGGCAGGAGGCGAAGGACCGCCTCCGCTCGCAGCACGACTACCAGGTGAACCTCAAGGCCGAGCTCGAGATCCGCCACCTGCACGAGAAGGTCGACCACCTGCTGTCGCACCAGTGGGAGCGGCTGGTCGAGATCCAGGAGATCCAGCTCGAGCTGCTGACCGAGCTCGGACGGCGCGGCTGAGCGGGAGGCGCGCGCGGCGCGCGCGTCAGAGCACGACGCGCACGCCGCCGAGGTCCTCGATGCGGTGCGGGAAGCGGTCGCCGGGCGTCCCGATGAACATGCAGTTGTGCGGGACGCCGAGGTGGCGCGCGAGCGCCTCGACGAGCGCCGGCCCGAACTCGCCCTTCACCGCGAGGAAGTCGACGCGCAGCTGCGGGTAGAGGTGGTCGATCACGCGCAGGTGCTCGGCGAGGTCGGGCGGGACGGGATACGCGTCGCAGTAGACGTGCACGACCTTGAGCCGCGTCGTCTGCTCGTTGTCGAGCACGTAGAGCGCGGCGCGGTTCAGCGTCACCATGTCGTCGCCCTTCGTGAAGTAGACCATCGGGCGCTCGTTGATCTCCTCGATCTGCCGCATCACCGCCGCGTGGATCCAGTGGCCGGCCGCGGTCAGGCGCTCGACGAGCCCGCGCGAGACGTAGAGCCCGGCCTTCAGGATCTGGATGCGCAGGAACATGACGCCCACGACGGCCAGCGCGGCGGCGAAGTAGCCCTCGAAGATCTCGAGGTTGAGCGGGTCGAGCACGACGTTGCCGACGAGGCCGACGAGCACCATCACGAGCGCGACGACCACGGTCGGCCAGCCCGCGCGCTCGGCGCGCGGCAGCCGCGCGCGCCGCAGCTTGAGCAGCATGTTCCCGAGCGCGAAGAGCGCCATCACGCTCAGGAAGGCGAGCGTGTAGACGCCGGCGAGCGACTCGATGCGGCCCTGCGTCGCCGACAGGATCGACACGCAGAGCGCGAAGAAGCCGAGCAGGATCCAGTGCGGCGTCCGCCGCCAGCGGTTCTCGACGAGCAGCACTTGCGGCAGGCAGCGGTCGAGCGCCATGCGGCGCACGAGGCCGGTGACGCCGACGTAGCTCGTGAGCACGGCGCCCGAGAGCACGAGCGCGGCGTCCGCGGAGACGAGCAGCGCGAGCGGGCGCCCGAACGCCACGTCGCCCATGCGGGCGAGCAGGTCGGGCGGCACGTCGCGGATCTGGTCGAGCGGCAGCATGCCGAGCGACAGGAAGCTGATGAGCGGGTTGAAGACCGCCACCGCGAGCCACATGTTGCGCAGCGTCTTCGGGAAGACGCCGTCCTTCTGCTCCTCGATGAAGTTGGCCGAGCTCTCGAAGCCGCTGATGCCGAGCATCGCGGCCGCGAACCCGAAGAAGAGCGCGCGCGGGATGCTCTCGAGGCTCGGGAGGTGGAGGTTCGCGACGAAGAGCGACGGGTCGCGCGCGACGCTCGCGATGCACGCGACCGAGAGGACGACGAGCGTCGCCATGTGCAGCAGGAAGATGCCGAGCGCGACGGCCGCCGATTCGCCGATCCCGAGGATGCCGAGGAACGCGAACGCGCCGAGCAGCGCGATCGTCGCCGGGATGACGTCGATCGCGGGCACGAGGTGGTGCGCGTAGTGCATCGCCTCGCTCGCGCTGATCACGGCGGTGGCGATGTAGGACAGGAGCGTCAGGCACGCGGCCGCCGCGGCGACGCGCTTGTTCGTCGTGTTGAGCAGCACGGTGTACGTGCCGCCGTTCATCGGGAGCGCGCTGCCGACCTCCGCGTACACCTTGCGGAACAGGTAGAGCACGCCCGCCACCACGAGCAGCACGAGGGGCGCGAGCACGCCCGCCTGCGCCGCGCACAGCGCCGACACGTAGAGCACGCTCGAGGTGATGTCGTTGCCGCAGATCGCGGTGGCGCGCCACGTCCCGAGCGTGTGGCGGTGCCGGTGCTCGGGGTCGGTCGGCTCGACCTCGACGGGCGTGAGGTCGGCGATGCGCTCCGCGTGCCCCCAGCCTGCGAACTCCCAGGGCTCGGGGTTGGGCGCGTCGGCGGACGAGGGCACGTTCATCGCAGGACCACTCCCGTGACGCCGCCCGAGACGAGCGACGCGATGCGGGTGAGCACGATCGGCAGGG
This genomic interval from Myxococcota bacterium contains the following:
- a CDS encoding CoA transferase, whose protein sequence is MAEAGASAGASAGVRPGPLAGLRVVDFSTGITGAYASKLFADAGADVVKVEPPAGDPLRRWSASGAAVAPGESGVLFHYLNASKRGVVADLATDAGRALALALVERADIAIESFGPGGAEARGIGWDAVRARNPRCTLVSISPFGLTGPWAERPCTEFTLQAAVGSTAHRGLPALGPVGAGGRLGEWLPGVYAALGGLCGWLSARKTGAGQHADVSMFEVLCLCMTIYHDLDAQFFPGPLPQAIETPSIEPTKDGWVGICTITGQQWKDFCAVIGQPALAEDERFYDAKARMEHLDLIHGAIHAFTKQHTADEVIELLGLMRIPVNPLGNGETLLAMDHLRARGVFVRNPAGFEQPRTPYRLHGAGGLDASCDAPPALRPAPALGAHTAEVEAELAAAPRARGATAGARGAEGGGPLPFEGLRVLDLTAFWAGPVGTSFLAELGADVLKVESIQRPDGMRFAGSVRNDRMWEFNPIFHGANSSKRDVTLRLDSPEGLALVKRLVASADVVAENFSARVLDNFGLGWDVIHALNPRAVLLRMPSFGLEGPWRDRVGFAMNIEQVSGLAWLTGYAHLPLVVRGACDPLGGMHAVFATALALEERRRTGVGQLVEVPLVEPALAIAAEQVLEKSAHGALLERLTNRGPFAAPQGVYPCADRDETGRSQGHVAIAVATDAQWQALCAALGRADWARAPELASAAGRRAAHDAIDEGIRAWTTVRARAEAAEALLAAGVPASECINPHALFPNPQLAHRGFFQEVEHPAAGRMRYPGQPIAFSGLPRGLRRRAAPLLGEHNEAVLRDELGLSDDDVAKLREAQVVGERPTFM
- a CDS encoding amidase yields the protein MDPVLTRRRFLEAGALAGAAMAWPACASRTAAVAATPRALPFDAYRAHDAVGLAELVRRGDASPAELLELAIARAEAVEPAIRAITVRHFELAREAARGALPDGPLRGVPWLLKDLGIGMRGTVTTEGSRLFADAVRDADSTLTERYRAAGLVIFGKTHSPEFGGSPSSESALHGATHNPWDLARSPGGSSGGSAAAVAAGIVPAAHATDGGGSIRIPASSCGLFGMKPTRGRVPLGPAIYEGWGGLSAAHCVSRSVRDSAALLDATQGPAVGDAYAAPPRERPYLEEIARAPGRLRIALMTKPLVPVPVDAECVRAAHDAAALCAALGHDVEEASPALDYAAVWGAYGAASGVGTAIAVAAREAALGRPARPDELEPITRRWVEGAPRVSGIELVRARATLHGASRALGAFLERFDAILSPTMAHVPPALGVLSLSQDYDSFVLPATRASAFTSLFNMTGQPAMSVPLHWTEPSEAAPRGVPVGVMFAGRFGDEATLFRLAAQLEAERPWFARVPAL
- a CDS encoding DUF1003 domain-containing protein, giving the protein MRARESESARCAVCGRTLPRRQLVSGALVRPSVADAIRADHPEWGAESRVCRDDLAVYRGRYVSQLLESERGDLTALEREVVDSLREHELLSENVDVAFERDWTLGERLADRIATFGGSWAFLLCFAGFLALWIGANTWAVLRPPLDPYPFILLNLVLSCLAAIQAPIIMMSQNRQEAKDRLRSQHDYQVNLKAELEIRHLHEKVDHLLSHQWERLVEIQEIQLELLTELGRRG